One region of Nitrospirota bacterium genomic DNA includes:
- a CDS encoding adenylyl-sulfate reductase subunit alpha — protein MEKETCTFSYCKKPEVTEVECDLLIMGGGMAGCGAAFEACRWANEKGLKVVLVDKAATDRSGAVAMGLSAINTYIGENKCEDYVRYVRNDLMGIIREDLVFDLGRHVDDSVQLFEEWGLPIWKKGDDGFSLDGFQAKDAGKASLKDGGTPVRSGKWQIMINGESYKVIVAEAAKRALQTNREKTGMAQNHFERVFIVKAVKDTNGKNVAAAIGFSTRENKIYSFKAKAMICATAGAVNCFRPRSVGEGMGRTWYPVFSSGSGYAFGMQAGAELTLMENRFVPARFKDGYGPVGAWFLFFKAKATDSFGEDYCTNKEYFDDAVARYGDYAKGLGTAIRNHLMMRAMKDGKGPILMQTPTAMAALGAAFKEKLGDKEGAKKMKHLEAEAWEDFLDMAIGQASLWAAKNIEPDKSTSEIMPTEPYLLGSHAGCAGFWVSGPGDIAGTPDHYSWGYNRMSTVPGLFMAGDVVGASGHKFSSGSHSEGRLAAKSAIAYILDNASYKPSPKMSLDEISAELYLPFEIYEKYKTYTTEPGVNPHYIGPKALQARLMKIADEYFGGVATWYMTSKTMLEEGLRLLEMLKEDANKMAASNLHELLRCFENYHRILSVEAHARHILFREESRYPGYYYRGDHNKIDDTNWKCFTNSKYDAETNNWELKKVPYVQMVK, from the coding sequence TTGGGCCAATGAAAAAGGACTGAAGGTTGTTCTCGTTGACAAGGCTGCAACAGACAGAAGTGGCGCGGTCGCAATGGGTCTGTCAGCTATCAATACATACATCGGCGAGAATAAATGCGAAGATTATGTCAGGTACGTAAGAAACGACTTGATGGGCATCATCAGGGAAGACCTCGTGTTTGACCTCGGAAGACACGTTGATGACAGCGTCCAGCTCTTTGAAGAGTGGGGACTTCCGATCTGGAAGAAAGGCGATGACGGATTTTCTCTCGACGGCTTCCAGGCAAAAGACGCAGGCAAGGCCTCTTTAAAAGACGGCGGCACGCCGGTCAGATCAGGTAAATGGCAGATAATGATCAACGGTGAGTCCTATAAAGTTATCGTTGCAGAGGCTGCAAAGAGGGCACTTCAGACCAACCGGGAGAAAACCGGAATGGCGCAGAACCACTTTGAAAGGGTATTCATTGTTAAGGCCGTAAAAGATACAAACGGCAAGAACGTAGCAGCAGCTATCGGATTCAGCACAAGAGAAAACAAGATCTATTCCTTTAAAGCAAAGGCAATGATCTGTGCAACAGCAGGAGCAGTTAACTGCTTCAGGCCGAGGTCGGTCGGTGAAGGTATGGGAAGGACCTGGTACCCGGTATTCAGCTCCGGTTCAGGTTATGCCTTCGGAATGCAGGCCGGCGCTGAGCTGACCCTGATGGAAAACAGGTTCGTGCCAGCAAGATTTAAAGATGGATACGGCCCTGTCGGCGCATGGTTCCTGTTCTTCAAAGCAAAGGCAACAGACAGCTTCGGAGAAGACTATTGTACCAATAAGGAATATTTTGACGACGCGGTAGCAAGATATGGAGACTATGCAAAGGGTCTCGGCACGGCCATCAGAAACCATCTCATGATGAGGGCCATGAAGGACGGCAAAGGCCCGATCCTTATGCAGACACCAACTGCTATGGCAGCTTTGGGTGCAGCTTTTAAAGAGAAGCTCGGTGACAAAGAAGGCGCCAAGAAGATGAAACATCTTGAGGCAGAGGCATGGGAAGACTTTCTTGACATGGCTATCGGACAGGCATCCCTCTGGGCTGCAAAGAACATTGAGCCGGACAAGAGCACTTCCGAGATCATGCCGACTGAGCCATATCTCCTCGGTTCACACGCAGGCTGCGCAGGATTCTGGGTAAGCGGCCCTGGCGATATCGCAGGCACCCCGGACCATTACTCCTGGGGCTATAACAGGATGTCCACAGTCCCCGGCCTCTTCATGGCAGGCGACGTTGTCGGCGCATCAGGCCACAAATTCTCATCAGGCTCACACTCGGAAGGAAGGCTGGCAGCCAAGTCTGCAATAGCTTACATCCTTGATAATGCAAGCTACAAGCCTTCGCCAAAGATGTCCCTTGACGAGATCTCGGCTGAGCTCTATCTGCCGTTTGAGATCTATGAGAAATACAAAACATATACAACAGAGCCGGGCGTCAATCCGCACTATATCGGACCAAAAGCTCTTCAGGCGAGACTGATGAAGATCGCTGATGAATACTTCGGCGGAGTAGCCACATGGTACATGACTTCAAAGACCATGTTAGAAGAAGGTTTAAGACTGCTTGAGATGCTCAAAGAGGATGCAAACAAGATGGCGGCATCCAACCTCCATGAGCTCTTAAGGTGCTTCGAGAACTACCACAGAATTCTGTCGGTCGAGGCACATGCAAGGCATATCCTCTTCAGGGAAGAATCCAGATACCCTGGTTACTACTACAGAGGCGACCACAACAAGATCGATGATACGAACTGGAAATGCTTCACAAACTCCAAGTATGATGCAGAAACCAATAACTGGGAGTTAAAGAAGGTCCCGTACGTTCAGATGGTTAAGTAA
- a CDS encoding CoB--CoM heterodisulfide reductase iron-sulfur subunit A family protein yields MAEKKKVLVIGGGFSGLTAAVEAAEAGFEAVIVEKTPFLGGRVTQLNKYFPKLCPPNCGLEINFKRIKNNSDITFYTLAEVEKISGREGSYDVTIKVSPRFVNDKCTGCNACYEACPVEMPNEFNFGMDKTKVAYITHNQAFPFKYVVDAKHCKGASCAKCVEACKYDAIHLDMKPETVTLNVGSVVLAAGWDSYDVSKLDILGGGKIKNVVTNMQMERLASPNGPTGGKILRPSDGKEVKNIAFVQCAGSRDENHLPYCSYICCMASLKQATYLREQYTDSKVRIFYIDIRTPGRYEQFYWKVKEDPNITLTKGKVAKLTEDPATGDVILTAEDVQAGKKITEKYDMVVLAVGMVPSTKASKIPGEISYTDDGFVVAATLKKGIYAVGTMKSPVDVSKSVQDATGTAIKTIQSARR; encoded by the coding sequence ATGGCAGAGAAGAAAAAGGTATTAGTAATCGGAGGAGGCTTCAGCGGACTCACTGCTGCGGTTGAGGCTGCCGAGGCGGGTTTTGAAGCGGTCATCGTGGAGAAGACACCGTTTCTTGGCGGGCGAGTGACCCAACTGAACAAATATTTCCCGAAACTGTGTCCTCCCAACTGCGGGCTTGAGATAAACTTCAAGAGGATCAAAAACAATTCGGACATAACTTTCTACACCCTTGCCGAGGTCGAAAAGATTTCCGGACGGGAAGGCAGTTACGATGTAACCATTAAGGTCAGTCCGCGCTTTGTAAACGACAAGTGCACAGGATGCAATGCCTGCTATGAGGCGTGCCCTGTTGAGATGCCAAATGAATTCAATTTCGGCATGGACAAAACAAAGGTCGCCTACATTACGCACAATCAGGCGTTCCCTTTTAAATATGTCGTTGACGCCAAACATTGCAAAGGCGCTTCCTGCGCAAAATGCGTTGAGGCCTGCAAATACGACGCTATTCATCTCGACATGAAACCTGAGACAGTGACCCTGAACGTAGGCTCGGTTGTTCTTGCTGCGGGCTGGGATTCATACGACGTGTCAAAGCTGGATATACTCGGCGGCGGCAAGATCAAAAATGTGGTCACGAACATGCAGATGGAAAGGCTTGCGTCGCCCAATGGCCCGACAGGAGGCAAGATACTCAGGCCGTCCGACGGCAAGGAAGTAAAGAATATCGCTTTTGTTCAGTGCGCGGGCAGCAGGGACGAAAACCACCTGCCTTACTGTTCATACATTTGCTGTATGGCGTCCCTGAAACAGGCCACTTATTTAAGGGAGCAATACACTGATTCAAAGGTGAGGATATTTTACATAGACATCAGGACGCCCGGCAGATATGAGCAGTTCTACTGGAAGGTCAAGGAAGATCCCAACATAACGCTCACAAAGGGCAAGGTCGCAAAGCTTACTGAAGACCCGGCGACCGGCGATGTCATTTTGACGGCTGAAGACGTACAGGCCGGGAAAAAGATCACTGAAAAATATGATATGGTTGTGCTTGCTGTCGGTATGGTGCCGTCAACAAAGGCCTCAAAGATACCCGGCGAGATTTCATACACAGATGATGGTTTTGTAGTTGCCGCTACACTAAAGAAGGGCATATACGCTGTGGGGACCATGAAGAGCCCTGTTGACGTTTCAAAGTCAGTCCAGGATGCCACTGGTACCGCAATCAAAACCATTCAGAGCGCGAGGAGGTAG
- a CDS encoding hydrogenase iron-sulfur subunit translates to MEKKFGVYFCKGCGIGESINFEKLKPRVSGKGKVPIDIIKEHPVLCSPEGLELIKNDIAAGTNTLIIGACSPRVKYEEFDFPGMLTERVNLREFVAWTAEPMSADAQSLADDYMVMGILKAQKGNMPEPNILPDLSKTILVIGGGMSGLTSALEAAEAGYQVVLVEKEAELGGWGAKLYKETPRQSPFDKLEEPRIFAKIKEVESHPNIKVFKSSVLEKTDGQPGLLDVTIKTNGNSESMRVGAVIMAAGWKPYDASKLEYLGYGKPNVITNVQMEEMAKKGQIIRPSDGKEAKKVAFIQCAGSRDANHLPYCSSFCCATSLKQAKYVREKNGDAIAMIFYKDIRTPGQTEIFYKNMQNDPGIMLTKAEVTGISDAGNGNLFVEADNTLLGEKIKVEADLVVLATGIVPATRAPQEYLDGLTEAQKRGDAAKQEYLDKTSKPDFILNLTYRQGPELPSLEGASGFADSNFICFQYETRRTGIYAAGCVRQPMTMADAADDAAGAAMKAIQCVEHVAKGIAVHPRAWDTTFPDPMMIKCTSCKRCTEECPFGAIDEDEKGTPFYRLNRCRRCGTCMGACPERIVSFKDFSVDIVGSMIKSIEVDEDEFRIIVLACENDAYPALDSAAIKRIQINPKVRIIPVRCLGSTNLVWVTDAFSKGIDGLILLGCKYGENYQCHFVKGSELANYRFSKVKETLDKLQLESDRCQLLQISISEYDTLPKLINDFVERVEEIGPNPFKEF, encoded by the coding sequence ATGGAAAAGAAGTTCGGGGTATATTTCTGTAAAGGCTGCGGCATCGGTGAATCCATAAATTTCGAAAAATTAAAACCAAGGGTTTCTGGAAAGGGCAAGGTCCCTATTGATATCATTAAAGAGCATCCGGTGTTGTGCAGTCCTGAAGGGCTTGAGCTTATAAAAAATGACATAGCAGCGGGTACAAATACGCTAATCATCGGCGCGTGTTCGCCGAGAGTAAAATATGAGGAGTTTGATTTCCCCGGCATGTTGACCGAGAGGGTCAATCTGAGGGAATTCGTAGCATGGACTGCGGAGCCAATGAGCGCTGACGCGCAGAGTCTTGCGGATGATTATATGGTAATGGGGATACTTAAGGCGCAAAAGGGCAACATGCCTGAGCCCAATATCCTTCCAGACCTGAGCAAGACAATACTTGTTATCGGCGGAGGCATGTCCGGATTAACATCAGCGCTTGAAGCTGCCGAGGCCGGATACCAGGTGGTGCTTGTTGAAAAAGAGGCGGAATTAGGCGGCTGGGGCGCAAAGCTCTACAAGGAAACGCCAAGGCAGTCCCCGTTTGACAAACTGGAAGAGCCGAGGATCTTTGCAAAGATAAAAGAAGTTGAGTCGCACCCGAATATAAAGGTGTTCAAATCCTCAGTCCTTGAAAAGACTGACGGGCAGCCCGGCCTTCTTGATGTTACTATCAAGACCAACGGCAACAGCGAAAGTATGAGGGTGGGAGCTGTAATAATGGCTGCCGGATGGAAGCCTTATGACGCTTCAAAGCTTGAGTATCTCGGATACGGCAAACCGAACGTCATCACAAACGTCCAGATGGAAGAGATGGCAAAGAAGGGGCAGATAATCCGCCCGTCCGACGGCAAAGAGGCGAAGAAGGTCGCGTTCATACAGTGCGCGGGTTCAAGGGACGCTAACCACCTCCCGTACTGTTCCTCATTCTGCTGCGCCACGTCCCTCAAGCAGGCAAAATACGTGAGAGAGAAAAACGGCGACGCGATCGCCATGATCTTTTATAAAGACATCAGGACCCCGGGACAGACCGAGATCTTCTATAAGAACATGCAGAACGACCCCGGCATAATGCTGACAAAGGCGGAAGTAACGGGCATAAGCGACGCCGGCAACGGCAACCTTTTCGTTGAAGCGGACAACACGCTCCTTGGAGAAAAGATAAAGGTTGAAGCCGACCTCGTTGTCCTTGCCACCGGCATAGTCCCTGCCACGCGCGCGCCGCAGGAATATCTTGACGGGCTTACAGAGGCGCAAAAGAGGGGCGATGCAGCAAAGCAAGAATATCTTGATAAGACATCAAAGCCGGACTTCATATTAAACCTTACATACAGGCAGGGGCCTGAGCTCCCGTCGCTTGAAGGCGCGTCCGGGTTTGCAGATTCCAACTTTATTTGCTTCCAGTACGAAACAAGAAGGACCGGCATCTACGCGGCAGGCTGTGTAAGACAGCCCATGACCATGGCGGATGCCGCGGATGACGCGGCCGGAGCGGCGATGAAAGCAATACAGTGCGTTGAACATGTTGCAAAAGGCATTGCTGTCCATCCGAGGGCCTGGGACACGACATTCCCTGACCCAATGATGATCAAGTGCACTTCATGTAAGAGATGCACAGAGGAATGCCCGTTCGGCGCAATTGATGAAGATGAGAAGGGCACACCGTTCTACAGGCTCAACCGATGCAGGCGCTGCGGCACCTGCATGGGCGCGTGTCCTGAAAGGATCGTGTCCTTTAAAGATTTCAGTGTCGATATAGTCGGCTCAATGATAAAGTCCATTGAAGTGGATGAAGACGAGTTCAGGATCATAGTGTTAGCGTGTGAGAATGACGCTTACCCGGCATTGGACAGCGCCGCCATAAAACGCATTCAGATAAACCCCAAGGTCAGGATCATCCCTGTCAGGTGCCTTGGCTCAACCAATCTGGTGTGGGTAACTGATGCGTTCTCAAAAGGCATTGACGGCCTTATTCTGTTAGGCTGCAAGTACGGCGAGAATTATCAGTGTCATTTTGTTAAAGGCAGCGAACTCGCAAACTACCGCTTCAGCAAAGTAAAAGAAACTCTCGACAAGCTCCAGCTTGAATCCGACAGGTGCCAGCTCTTACAGATCTCAATATCCGAGTATGACACCCTGCCCAAGCTGATCAATGACTTTGTTGAAAGGGTAGAAGAGATAGGACCAAATCCGTTTAAAGAATTTTAA
- the qmoC gene encoding quinone-interacting membrane-bound oxidoreductase complex subunit QmoC has product MAEQVIKPDLNFINEVINGGGESMKKCFQCATCTVVCNVTPDDNPFPRKEMVWAQWGLKEKFIGNPDVWLCHQCNDCTAYCPRGAKPGEVLGAIRKQSIKQYSAPAALVNFVNSKVYIPIMFLLLAGLLSVAGTFGIHDGEIIFTKFASTKFLQIVFTPVLLFGIAVGVLGVRKFWADMKAATGVRSGDLKGSVMETAKEILSHKKFTMCDVNADRFIAHFLVFYSFIALGIATALGVLYIDILHMESPFRLGYGTPVKLFGFIGAAGLFTGALLMINNRFKHSAKLGLGSYFDWLLITIVTVIMASGILAWITRLAGVAPVAYSIYFIHLVFVLSLFLYLPFSKLGHLFYRSAAICFMKYSGRERK; this is encoded by the coding sequence ATGGCAGAACAAGTAATTAAGCCTGATTTAAATTTTATAAACGAGGTCATAAACGGCGGGGGAGAATCGATGAAGAAGTGCTTCCAGTGCGCGACCTGCACGGTCGTCTGCAACGTGACTCCCGACGACAACCCGTTCCCTCGAAAAGAAATGGTGTGGGCGCAGTGGGGCCTGAAAGAAAAGTTCATCGGCAATCCCGATGTCTGGCTTTGCCACCAGTGCAATGACTGCACGGCGTATTGCCCCAGAGGCGCAAAGCCCGGAGAGGTTTTGGGGGCCATCAGGAAGCAGTCGATAAAACAGTACTCAGCCCCGGCGGCCCTCGTAAATTTTGTGAACAGCAAGGTGTATATTCCAATCATGTTCCTGTTGTTAGCGGGCCTTCTTTCCGTGGCCGGCACGTTTGGGATCCATGATGGAGAAATTATTTTTACAAAATTCGCCTCGACAAAGTTTCTTCAAATTGTCTTCACACCCGTATTGCTTTTCGGCATTGCGGTCGGCGTTTTGGGAGTGAGGAAGTTCTGGGCTGATATGAAAGCAGCGACTGGGGTGAGATCAGGCGACCTGAAGGGCAGTGTCATGGAAACTGCAAAGGAAATCCTCAGCCATAAAAAGTTTACCATGTGCGATGTGAATGCCGACAGGTTCATCGCGCACTTCCTGGTGTTCTACAGCTTCATCGCCCTGGGCATAGCAACAGCTTTGGGGGTCCTTTATATCGATATCCTTCACATGGAGTCTCCATTCAGGCTTGGCTATGGCACACCCGTTAAACTCTTCGGATTCATTGGCGCAGCCGGACTTTTTACCGGAGCTCTCCTGATGATAAACAACAGGTTTAAGCACTCGGCAAAGCTCGGTCTCGGCAGCTATTTCGACTGGCTCCTGATAACAATTGTTACGGTCATCATGGCGTCAGGCATCCTCGCGTGGATAACAAGGCTTGCGGGTGTTGCGCCTGTGGCTTATTCGATTTACTTTATTCATCTTGTTTTTGTGCTGTCACTTTTCCTGTACCTTCCATTTTCAAAGCTCGGCCACCTGTTTTACAGATCGGCGGCAATATGCTTCATGAAATATTCGGGAAGAGAGAGAAAATAA
- a CDS encoding sodium-translocating pyrophosphatase gives MSSTILFALFCGALGVIYAIATAVWVSKQDAGNAKMQEISNAVKEGAYAFLAREYKTVAIVAVVLVVAIVAMKLGVWTAMGFIIGTVGSALAGFVGMWVTVRANVRTTAAASRGLQAALGLAFKGGSVTGVMVVGLGIIGLAGFYFIAKQSAPDQAFHALIGLGFGCSLMSVFARIAGGIYTKAADVGADLVGKVEAGIPEDDPRNPAVIADNVGDNVGDCAGMAADLYETYTVTLVAAMLLAKTVFGAASPWVEFPMMLGGISIIASIIGTFAVRLGKSQYIMGALYKGLAVAGVLAAVAFYVVTGKFLEGLDAASIAAHPSFTQMNVFLMSLIGLALTGLIVGITEYFTAKEYGPVQHIAKASLTGHGTNVIAGLAVSMKSTAAPVIVIVASILGAYSLGGGFAGDLTGGLFAIALSAVSMLSMTGIVVAIDSYGPITDNAGGIAEMSGLPEEIRNITDPLDAVGNTTKAVTKGYAIGSAGLAALVLFAEYSRSFSTPILFDLSNPMVLAGLFIGGLLPYYFGSLLMEAVGKAAGSIVEEVRRQFREIPGIMEYKAKPEYGKCVDIVTKGAIKQMMVPALIPVVVPIAVGLLLGREALGGVLIGSILTGLFQAIAMTSGGGAWDNAKKSFEDGVTDDKGVLHKKGSDGHKASVTGDTVGDPYKDTAGPAINPMIKVINIVALLIVPLI, from the coding sequence ATGAGCAGTACAATTTTGTTTGCGCTTTTTTGCGGTGCACTGGGCGTTATATACGCTATTGCAACAGCAGTCTGGGTATCAAAGCAGGACGCGGGAAATGCCAAGATGCAGGAGATTTCCAATGCGGTCAAAGAGGGCGCATACGCGTTTCTTGCACGTGAGTATAAAACAGTAGCGATAGTTGCGGTGGTTCTGGTTGTAGCTATCGTAGCGATGAAGCTTGGTGTCTGGACGGCCATGGGCTTTATCATCGGCACAGTCGGTTCCGCACTCGCCGGTTTCGTAGGAATGTGGGTTACTGTAAGAGCAAACGTACGTACAACAGCGGCTGCAAGCAGGGGGCTTCAGGCTGCGCTCGGCCTTGCCTTCAAGGGCGGATCGGTTACCGGCGTTATGGTCGTCGGTCTTGGAATCATAGGCCTTGCAGGTTTTTATTTTATAGCAAAACAGTCAGCCCCTGATCAGGCATTCCATGCACTGATCGGTCTCGGCTTCGGGTGCTCATTGATGAGCGTGTTTGCCCGTATCGCAGGAGGTATTTATACAAAGGCTGCTGACGTAGGAGCTGACCTTGTTGGAAAAGTTGAAGCAGGAATTCCTGAGGATGATCCCCGAAACCCTGCAGTTATTGCTGATAACGTTGGCGACAACGTAGGCGACTGCGCAGGCATGGCAGCAGACCTTTATGAAACATACACGGTTACGCTTGTTGCAGCGATGCTGCTTGCAAAGACTGTATTTGGCGCGGCAAGCCCATGGGTTGAATTCCCGATGATGTTAGGCGGAATATCTATCATCGCCTCTATTATCGGAACATTTGCCGTAAGACTCGGCAAGAGCCAGTATATAATGGGCGCCCTCTATAAGGGGCTTGCTGTTGCAGGTGTTCTTGCGGCAGTAGCATTTTATGTTGTGACTGGCAAATTTCTCGAAGGCCTTGATGCTGCATCGATAGCCGCGCATCCTTCATTTACACAGATGAACGTTTTTCTTATGTCACTTATCGGCCTCGCATTGACCGGCCTGATCGTTGGCATAACCGAATACTTCACTGCTAAAGAGTATGGTCCCGTGCAGCACATTGCAAAGGCCAGCTTGACCGGCCACGGCACAAACGTGATCGCCGGCCTTGCAGTCAGCATGAAGTCAACCGCGGCTCCGGTTATCGTTATCGTTGCTTCAATCCTTGGCGCTTATTCATTAGGCGGAGGGTTTGCAGGAGATTTAACGGGCGGCCTTTTCGCTATCGCACTGTCAGCGGTTTCGATGCTTTCAATGACAGGAATCGTAGTTGCAATCGACTCATACGGACCGATCACTGACAACGCAGGCGGTATCGCGGAGATGTCAGGACTGCCTGAAGAGATCCGTAACATCACAGACCCGCTGGATGCAGTCGGAAACACAACAAAGGCTGTTACAAAGGGTTATGCTATCGGATCAGCAGGACTTGCGGCCCTTGTTCTTTTCGCAGAATACTCCAGGTCGTTCTCCACACCCATTCTGTTTGACCTTTCAAACCCGATGGTTCTTGCAGGTCTTTTCATAGGCGGTCTGCTCCCCTATTATTTCGGCTCACTCCTGATGGAGGCCGTTGGAAAGGCAGCAGGCAGCATTGTTGAAGAAGTCAGAAGACAGTTCAGAGAGATCCCAGGCATCATGGAATACAAGGCAAAGCCGGAATACGGCAAGTGCGTTGACATCGTCACAAAAGGCGCTATCAAGCAGATGATGGTCCCTGCACTTATCCCGGTAGTTGTTCCTATCGCAGTTGGTCTTCTCCTCGGCAGAGAGGCACTCGGCGGAGTTCTTATCGGAAGTATCCTGACCGGACTCTTCCAGGCCATTGCCATGACAAGCGGCGGCGGCGCCTGGGACAACGCAAAGAAATCCTTTGAAGACGGCGTTACCGACGACAAAGGCGTATTACACAAGAAGGGCAGTGATGGACACAAGGCCTCTGTAACCGGCGACACAGTCGGCGATCCTTACAAAGATACAGCAGGTCCCGCGATCAATCCGATGATCAAGGTCATCAACATCGTCGCGCTGCTTATCGTTCCGTTAATTTAA
- a CDS encoding type IV pilus twitching motility protein PilT, producing the protein MAGIDIYLRHLVENSASDLHLSAGARATIRKYGDLIETPFEQVTNDTLKTLLFEILTEEQQDIFIENKELDFAYEIPEVSRFRVNYFYHRQGIGAAFRTIPTSIPTLYDLGLPLQILRFTNLNKGLVLVTGPTGSGKSTTIATIIDHINSNKKLHIISIEDPIEFIHKDKKCIVNQREVGSHTRSFANALRSALREDPDLILIGEMRDLETIELAITAAETGHLVFATLHTNSAAKTVDRIIDAFPAKQQSQIRTMLSGSLKGIISQELLKRVDKIGRLAAIEILFCNFAVANLIRENKTYQLPSLIQAGRGQGMQLMDQVLMDLLKQNKISAEDAYLKANDKKPFEELLNASERKQLVTCSF; encoded by the coding sequence GTGGCTGGAATTGATATTTATTTGCGGCACCTGGTTGAAAACAGCGCAAGCGATCTGCATTTGAGCGCCGGGGCCAGGGCAACGATAAGGAAATACGGCGACCTCATAGAGACACCTTTCGAACAGGTCACAAACGATACTTTAAAAACCCTCCTCTTTGAAATACTGACCGAAGAGCAGCAAGACATCTTCATCGAAAACAAAGAACTGGATTTCGCATATGAGATCCCGGAGGTCTCAAGATTCCGCGTGAATTATTTTTACCACAGGCAGGGCATAGGCGCCGCATTCAGGACCATACCTACAAGCATACCCACGCTGTATGACCTGGGATTGCCGCTGCAGATATTAAGATTTACAAATCTGAACAAGGGGCTCGTTCTTGTAACAGGGCCGACAGGGAGCGGAAAATCTACCACTATCGCTACAATTATCGACCACATAAACAGCAATAAGAAACTGCATATTATTTCCATTGAAGACCCTATTGAATTTATACACAAAGACAAAAAGTGCATTGTCAACCAGAGAGAGGTCGGCAGTCACACAAGATCCTTTGCCAACGCCCTGAGGTCGGCGCTGAGAGAAGACCCTGACCTGATCCTGATCGGCGAAATGCGCGACCTTGAGACAATAGAGCTCGCGATAACGGCTGCGGAGACGGGGCATCTTGTCTTTGCGACCCTTCACACAAATTCCGCGGCCAAGACCGTTGACAGAATAATTGACGCCTTTCCGGCAAAGCAGCAATCCCAGATCCGGACCATGTTGTCGGGGTCATTGAAAGGGATTATCAGCCAGGAATTACTGAAACGGGTCGATAAGATAGGGCGGCTGGCTGCTATCGAGATACTGTTTTGCAACTTTGCCGTCGCAAATCTGATACGTGAGAACAAGACTTATCAGCTTCCATCTTTGATTCAGGCGGGAAGAGGTCAGGGAATGCAGCTTATGGACCAGGTACTCATGGACCTCCTCAAACAGAACAAGATCTCCGCTGAAGATGCTTATTTAAAGGCAAATGATAAAAAGCCCTTTGAAGAACTCTTAAACGCCTCTGAAAGAAAACAATTAGTCACGTGCTCGTTTTAG
- a CDS encoding class I SAM-dependent methyltransferase, with product MDVAYWNQVAENYDKEIFSVLAHDEGNLIISRIQELASYRKTASDLGCGIGKFLPILSDSFRHVNAYDISDKCLEQARVNCEGLSNVDYIKADLSKQRSKMPEVDLILCVNAVIMPSISQRARFFSSISSHLNPGGHLILVVPSFESAIYSNIRQVEWNKRKGLSAGAAVMAVWNSNNKQKASHLQRGIVNIDHVPTKHYLKEELHAVIQDLDFDIQEIIKIEYDWETEFSNPPRWLKDPFPWDWLVTARKRGNK from the coding sequence ATGGACGTGGCGTACTGGAACCAGGTAGCCGAGAATTACGACAAAGAGATATTCAGCGTCCTTGCGCACGACGAGGGCAATCTCATCATCAGCCGCATTCAAGAGCTGGCGTCATACAGAAAGACCGCATCAGACCTTGGGTGCGGGATCGGCAAGTTCCTCCCGATACTCTCTGACAGTTTCAGGCATGTGAACGCTTACGACATTTCAGACAAATGCCTGGAGCAGGCCCGCGTAAATTGTGAAGGGCTTTCAAACGTTGACTATATCAAAGCCGATCTGTCAAAACAAAGGTCCAAAATGCCGGAAGTCGATCTCATCCTGTGCGTGAATGCCGTTATCATGCCGTCAATATCGCAGCGCGCCCGGTTCTTCAGTTCGATCAGCAGCCATCTCAATCCCGGCGGCCACCTGATACTTGTTGTCCCTTCATTTGAATCCGCGATCTATTCAAACATCCGCCAGGTCGAATGGAACAAGCGCAAGGGGCTCAGCGCCGGAGCGGCAGTCATGGCAGTATGGAACAGCAATAACAAACAAAAGGCCTCACACCTTCAGCGCGGGATAGTCAATATCGATCATGTGCCGACCAAACATTACCTGAAAGAAGAACTGCACGCCGTAATCCAGGACCTCGACTTTGACATACAGGAGATCATAAAGATCGAGTACGACTGGGAAACCGAATTCAGCAATCCGCCGCGCTGGCTGAAAGACCCGTTCCCATGGGACTGGCTGGTCACCGCTCGCAAGCGCGGGAATAAATAA